Proteins co-encoded in one Amaranthus tricolor cultivar Red isolate AtriRed21 chromosome 7, ASM2621246v1, whole genome shotgun sequence genomic window:
- the LOC130817757 gene encoding vacuolar protein sorting-associated protein 32 homolog 2-like — MFTRIFGKPKEGTTSAVATLDKLSETLEMLEKKEQVLTKKAAAEVEKAKEFTRAKNKRAAITCLKRKRLYEQQIEQLGNMQLRIHDQMILLEGAKATTETVDALRSGASAMKAMQKATNIDNVDKTMDEINEQTENLKQIQEALSAPIGAAADFDEDELEAELEELEGAELEEQLLQPATTAPAAPVYVPSGKQLVRPAPQKQTAEEEELAALQAEMAL, encoded by the exons ATGTTTACAAGGATTTTCGGCAAACCTAAAGAGGGAACAACCAGTGCTGTGGCTACTTTGGACAAATTGAGTGAG ACTCTTGAAATGTTGGAGAAAAAGGAGCAGGTTCTTACGAAGAAAGCTGCTGCTGAGGTTGAAAAGGCTAAGGAGTTCACCAGAGCAAAGAACAAGCGTG CTGCTATAACATGTCTGAAGAGGAAGAGATTATATGAACAACAAATTGAGCAGCTTGGAAATATGCAGTTGCGAATCCATGATCAG ATGATATTGCTTGAAGGGGCTAAAGCAACAACTGAAACTGTTGATGCTTTAAGGTCTGGTGCATCTGCTATGAAGGCTATGCAAAAAGCAAC AAACATTGATAATGTTGATAAAACTATGGATGAGATCAATGAACAGACAGAGAACTTGAAACAGATACAGGAAGCTCTCTCCGCCCCAATTGGTGCTGCGGCTGATTTTGATGag GATGAATTGGAAGCAGAACTTGAAGAGCTAGAAGGTGCTGAACTGGAGGAGCAACTTTTACAGCCAGCTACTACTGCTCCTGCCGCACCCGTGTATGTTCCATCCGGAAAACAACTGGTACGCCCGGCACCTCAGAAGCAGACTGCTGAAGAGGAAGAGCTTGCTGCTTTGCAAGCTGAGATGGCACTGTAG